The Glycine soja cultivar W05 chromosome 6, ASM419377v2, whole genome shotgun sequence genome has a window encoding:
- the LOC114417153 gene encoding UDP-glycosyltransferase 79B30, giving the protein MKSRPLHIAMYPWLAMGHQTAFLHLCNKLAIRGHKISFITPPKAQAKLEPFNLHPNSITFVTINVPHVEGLPPDAQTTADVTYPLQPQIMTAMDLTKDDIETLLTGLKPDLVFYDFTHWMPALAKRLGIKAVHYCTASSVMVGYTLSPVRFHQGTDLMESDLMEPPEGYPDSSIKLQTHEARAFAAKRKDTFGSNVLFYDRQFIALNEADLLAYRTCREIEGPYMDYIGKQFNKPVVATGPVILDPPTLDLEEKFSTWLGGFEPGSVVYCCFGSECTLRPNQFLELVLGLELTGMPFLAAVKAPLGFETVESAMPEGFQERVKGRGFVYGGWVQQQLILAHPSVGCFITHCGSGSLSEALVNKCQLVLLPNVGDQILNARMMGTNLEVGVEVEKGDEDGMYTKESVCKAVSIVMDCENETSKRVRANHARIRELLLNKDLESSYVDSFCMRLQEIVEGI; this is encoded by the exons ATGAAATCACGTCCTTTGCACATAGCAATGTATCCATGGCTGGCCATGGGTCACCAAACCGCATTCCTCCACCTATGCAACAAGTTAGCCATTAGGGGCCACAAAATCTCCTTCATCACCCCACCAAAAGCACAAGCCAAGTTAGAACCATTCAACTTGCACCCAAATTCAATCACCTTTGTCACCATCAATGTTCCACACGTTGAAGGCCTTCCTCCAGATGCACAAACAACAGCAGATGTCACTTACCCTTTGCAGCCACAGATCATGACAGCCATGGATCTCACCAAAGATGACATAGAAACCCTTCTCACTGGCCTCAAACCTGACCTTGTCTTCTATGACTTCACACATTGGATGCCAGCCCTAGCAAAGCGTTTAGGCATCAAGGCTGTGCACTATTGTACTGCTAGCTCTGTCATGGTTGGTTACACTCTCTCACCGGTTAGATTTCACCAAGGAACAGACCTAATGGAAAGTGATCTCATGGAACCCCCAGAAGG GTACCCTGACTCATCAATCAAGCTCCAAACTCACGAGGCTCGTGCCTTTGCTGCAAAAAGAAAGGATACATTTGGGAGCAATGTTCTCTTCTACGATCGCCAATTCATTGCATTGAATGAAGCCGATTTGTTGGCATACAGAACATGCAGAGAAATAGAAGGGCCATATATGGATTACattggaaagcagttcaacaagCCAGTGGTAGCAACCGGGCCAGTTATTCTAGACCCACCAACTTTAGATTTGGAGGAGAAATTTTCAACATGGCTTGGAGGGTTTGAGCCTGGCTCTGTAGTTTATTGTTGCTTTGGAAGTGAGTGCACTTTGAGGCCAAACCAGTTCCTAGAGCTTGTGCTTGGTCTTGAACTCACAGGCATGCCATTCTTGGCAGCAGTGAAGGCCCCATTAGGGTTTGAGACAGTGGAATCAGCAATGCCTGAAGGGTTTCAAGAGAGGGTCAAAGGGAGAGGATTTGTGTATGGTGGATGGGTTCAgcagcagttgattcttgcacaCCCTTCTGTAGGGTGTTTCATCACACATTGTGGATCAGGGTCCTTGTCTGAGGCATTGGTGAACAAGTGTCAGTTGGTGCTGTTGCCTAATGTTGGTGACCAGATCCTCAATGCAAGGATGATGGGGACCAACTTGGAGGTTGGTGTGGAAGTGGAGAAGGGTGATGAGGATGGAATGTACACCAAGGAGAGTGTGTGTAAAGCTGTGAGCATTGTGATGGATTGTGAGAATGAAACCAGCAAAAGGGTTAGGGCTAATCATGCTAGGATCAGAGAGTTGCTGCTTAACAAAGATTTGGAGTCATCTTATGTTGACAGTTTCTGCATGAGGCTTCAAGAGATTGTAGAGGGAATTTGA